The DNA segment AGTTCATATAAATATGTAATATAATAGTATTAGAGAACTTATAAAATGAAACGAATTGGTATTTTAAGTGATACCCATGGGTATCTAGATGATATAGATCTTGTCTTGGAGGCTACAGCAGACCAAGAAATTGATATGTGGCTTCATGCTGGTGATTATGGTGATGATGCACGCTATATGCAGGAACATACTGATATTCCTGTGTATGCAGTGCGCGGTAATAATGACCGTGTACAGCCTCTTGAACCGAGAGAACAGTTGATTCCTCTAGAGGATACCTATATTTACATGACTCATGGTCATGAGGTATCATATTATAATCGCATACAAAAACTGATTGAGTTAGGCACTGATATGGGGGCGCGACTCATCGTGTCCGGTCATAGCCATCATCATGGTGAGGTTCGTGTTCGTGATGCGGTATTTGTGAATCCCGGCAGTATATCGTTGGCTCGCGACCGCTCTGGCGGTACATTTGCCATCGTTACCTACGATAATGGACAGTTTGATGTAGAGTTTGTGTATAAACAAGAAATTGTTTAGTTATATGGTGAAAGCTTATTCTGATACAGTTTGAAAAGCTTTCAGAAAAATAGTAAGTCTATGCATGGAAAGGGTTATGACATATCATGGATACACCAGTTAAAGCAAAGCCTAAAATGAAATTATATGGTTTTAATAATCTCACAAAGACATTGAGTTTTAATATTTATGATATTTGTTATACTCGTACAGAAGAAGAGAAAAAGCAATATATTCAGTACATTGATGAAGTATACAATGCAGATCGTTTAACAGCTATCTTAACAGAGGTTAGCCATATTATTGGTGCCAATATCCTTAATGTAGCGAAACAAGACTATGATCCACAAGGTGCATCTGTAACGATTTTGATTTCTGAAGAGGAAATTGAAAAAGAAGATGTAGTTATGCATCTCGATAAATCTCACCTTACTGTACATACATATCCTGAAAGCCATCCGCACAAAGGGATTAGTACATTCCGTGCCGACATTGAAGTGTCTACATGTGGTCAAATCTCTCCACTAAAAGCACTTAACTATTTAATTCAAAGCTTCGATTCCGATATTCTTACCATGGACTACCATGTACGTGGCTTTACACGTGACGTATCGGGTAAGAAAATTTATATCGATCATCGCATCAATTCGATCCAAAACTACATCAATGCGAAAACTCGCAACATGTACAACATGATTGATGTGAACGTATATCAAGAAAATATTTTCCACACAAAAATGATGTTAAAAGAATTTGATTTAGATAATTACCTATTTGGTATTACT comes from the Veillonella dispar genome and includes:
- a CDS encoding metallophosphoesterase family protein, with protein sequence MKRIGILSDTHGYLDDIDLVLEATADQEIDMWLHAGDYGDDARYMQEHTDIPVYAVRGNNDRVQPLEPREQLIPLEDTYIYMTHGHEVSYYNRIQKLIELGTDMGARLIVSGHSHHHGEVRVRDAVFVNPGSISLARDRSGGTFAIVTYDNGQFDVEFVYKQEIV
- the speD gene encoding adenosylmethionine decarboxylase gives rise to the protein MDTPVKAKPKMKLYGFNNLTKTLSFNIYDICYTRTEEEKKQYIQYIDEVYNADRLTAILTEVSHIIGANILNVAKQDYDPQGASVTILISEEEIEKEDVVMHLDKSHLTVHTYPESHPHKGISTFRADIEVSTCGQISPLKALNYLIQSFDSDILTMDYHVRGFTRDVSGKKIYIDHRINSIQNYINAKTRNMYNMIDVNVYQENIFHTKMMLKEFDLDNYLFGITESELSEREIKQIKHQLKQEMMEIFYGRNLPSVKA